The stretch of DNA TTCTGTCGCACGCCGGAAAGGTCGGTGGTCATGGTGCCCCTCGATTCGGTGCCGTCTTCTGCGGCGACCTGCCGCTGCGAAGAGCCTCCACCCTGCCCCAGGGTCAACCTCCAGCGTGATCTGGCTCACGGAGCGATGAGCGCCTCGTGAGCGGACGATGTTCAGCGACGTCGGCGGCGGTTGCGCACCAAGCGGACGAGGCACGCGGCAGTACCGATGGCGGCGCCGATGACGAGGTCCAGTACGCGAAGAAGACCGGGCCGGAGTGGAAGCCGGTGGTGTCGGGGCGGGGGCAGACGGAGCAATCGCCCCGTCGATCACCCGGTGTCTGCTCTGCACCCCCGCCAGCACTTCTTTCGACCGCCAACCCGACACCCCGCTCACCTACCGCGAGACCGAGGCCGTCCGCGTTGTCGTCAGGGGCGGCACCAGCCACGAGATCGCCACTACCCTTTCCGTCTTCGCTGGCCCCGGCAAGGGCCACCTGCCCGCGATCCCGCACAACCTTGGAGCCCGCAACCGCAGCGAAATCACCGCCTGGGCCTGGGGGTCCCGTCTCATGCCCGCCCTGGGGTGGCCTCTCTGCAACTTGAGACGGGCGGTCCGGTTGGGCCGCGGACAGGTTTTCCTGACTTCGTGTGCAGGATTGGCGGTATGCCGAGTTGGTTCGAGCTGCTAATTCCCTCTGCCACTGCGGGATCGCCGGGGAGAGGGCGGGGAGCATACCTCTGGCGATACTGCCATGGGTACTCGTTACAGTCGTAAGCCCCGGAGTGAATGTGATTCAATCCGGGGCTATTTCAGCACTTATGCGCGAGGCCTGGCGAACCGCTGGAAGAGTCGCATGTAGTCGGCCTGTTCCACTATCTTGACTCCTGGTCCACTTCGCTCGTACATGACGTCCTTGTAGAAGCTGGGCTCGGTTGATGGCGTGATCTCGACGAGGATGACAGAGCGCCCGTGATAATCGACGAGACTGATCCCAGCGGCGACTCGCTTCTGCAGGCCAAGCGTCAGGTCGGATCCTGCCAGCTTGTCGGAAACCCAGTCGAAATAGCTCTTGAGGCTCTCGCCTCGCACGGCAGCCTCTCGTTCTATGCCGACGACGTCGAAGCGACTGCTGCGCGACTTGACCGACTTGACGCCGTCCATCTCCTGAATACGCTGCACATCCTTCTCGCTGTCCGCCACGCCGATAACGAGGTAGCCGGTGCTATCGGGGCCAACGTTGGCAATCGCCGTGATGCTGCGGAGGATTTTTTCCCAAGACCCCTCGTCGAATTCCCGCTTTCCGCCCAGGACTGGCAATCCTTGCTTCAGTTCGAAGAGAGACTGCTCGGTGACCGAGTTCTGGAGGATCCTCTCCAGATGTGATGCGAGGCCAAACCGGGCGGCATCGCGGCGGGAACCCGGGTCGGACTCGAAGGCGTCCCGGATAGCTCCCTTCACCACGTCGATGTTCGTGCGCTTGTTCTCTGCGGTCCAGTCGCCGCCACCTCCGGGGATGTTCAGTGGTCCGCGAGAAGTTCCGATGTCACGGAGCTTGAGTGCGGCCTCCGTGCGCCCGGAAACGCGCATTCCTTCTCTGATGATCAGCTCCCAAAAAGCCAGGAAGACTGCATGGAAGTAGCGCGGATAGCGGCCTCCGGAGCTTCTGCCGACGACGTGCTTCACAAACTTCTCGCCGGCGGCATCCAAGGCAGCTCGCAGCTCCTCGTAGACGAGTGAGAAGTCATCCCGAACGTTGGACTCTCCGTATATGTCGATGCGTTCGGACAGTCGCCTGTCCAGTATGTGCGGTACGCTGTCATCGGAATCCACCGAGCCGTACACGGCGTCCCGAGTGGACGTGCCAGATGAGACAAGTGGATCGATGAGGCAATCCACCAGAATGTCAAGGATAAGCTGCTCGTCGATTGAGCCACGGACATCGATGCGGCGCAGGATTGCCTGCTGCACCCAGAAGATATTGTCGACGTCGACGCCATATTCAAGGTGACGATTATTGATACTGAGGTTCGGCATTGCGCGCAGGGGAACGATGTCGCTACTGCTGGAATCCCCCCGGATCTCGCTCACGATAATGCGCACCAGCTGCGCTATCTTGGCCGTGGATCCTACCTGGCGAAGCTCTTGGCCGGAGAGTCGACGACCGCCTGAATTGATGCGGCGAAACGCCTTGTCGACCTGCTCTGGATTCGATGCCTTAAAGACGGACATCGGCAGGAGGTAGTTGGCAATCTTGCGGGACTGTTGTGTCGGCAAGCGCTTGCAGGTCGAAATACTGGCCGTCTATGTCGAATTCGTTCTCGATGAATGAGAAAATTGCATTGAGGCGCTGCATGCCGTCGATCAGCTCGTAGCTCGTGCCGCTTTCTCCCGCGATCTCTGCGACCAGGATGAGTGGAATGGGCAGGTCGCTCAATATCGAATCTACGAGATCGCACTTCTCCTCGACGGTCCAGACGAGCTTTCGCTGGTAGCGTCGATTCACGGAGAACCGGTCGGCGAGATAGTCAGTGTAGAGCTTCTGGATGCTCTCGCTGCGAACGGACAGGTCTGACAAGGGGATCGACAAGGCGGTTGCTCCCGTACTTCTGCCACTGGTGTCCCGATGAGCCCGGGTTTGGTGGAGTCTATAAGCTAGACCTGTCGTATCGCAGGGGAAATATCCAAGTAGTTGCTGCCCGAGATAGCGGTGGTTTGCCTGGAGGGTCGTAGCCGTGGCCGAGATCCTGGGGACCGGCAGTGGGCGCCGGGTTGGCCAGCGTTGGTTGGCTCGGCGTGTTCGGTGAGACCGGTACCGCCGAGGGGGGAAGGGTTGGAATACTGCCAGCATGCCGAATCGTCTCGCGGACGCGACCTCCCCGTACCTGCAACAGCATGCCGACAACCCCGTGGACTGGTGGGAGTGGGGGCCGGAGGCGTTCGCGGAGGCCGAGCGGCGTGGGGTGCCGGTGCTGCTGTCGGTCGGTTATGCCGCTTGTCACTGGTGTCATGTGATGGCGCACGAGAGCTTCGAGGACGCCGAGCTGGCCGGGTACCTGAACGAGCGGTTCGTCGCCGTCAAGGTGGACCGGGAGGAGCGGCCGGATGTGGATGCCGTCTACATGGAGGCGGTGCAGGCGGCGACCGGGCAGGGTGGGTGGCCGATGACGGTGTTCCTGACGCCAGGGAAGGATCCGTTCTACTTCGGGACGTACTTTCCGCCGGAGCCGCGGCACGGGATGCCGAGCTTCCGGCAGGTGCTGGTGGGGGTGGACAAGGCCTGGCGGGAGCGGCGGGAGGAAGTGGCCGAGGTGGCCGGGCGGTTGAGGGTGGAGCTGGCGGAGCGGGCCTCGGTGTACGGGAAGGGGGCCGGAGTGGCCCCGCCCGGGGAGGAGGACCTGCGGCAGGCCGTGGTGGGGCTGGCGAAGAGCTTCGACCGGGTGGCCGGGGGGTTCGGCGGGGCGCCGAAGTTCCCGCCGGGGATGGTGGTCGAGTTCCTGCTCCGGCACCACGCTCGGACCGGGGACGCCACCGCGCTGGACATGGCCGAGCGGACCTGTGAGGCGATGTCCCGGGGCGGGCTGCACGACCAGTTGGGCGGCGGGTTCGCGCGGTACTCGGTCGACGCCGGGTGGGTGGTGCCGCACTTCGAGAAGATGCTCTACGACAACGCCCTGCTGCTGCGCTGCTACCTGCACCTGTGGCGGGCCACCGGCAACGAGCGGGCCCGCCGCACCGCGCTCGACACCGCCGACTTCCTGCTGCGCGAACTCCGCACCGCCGAGGGTGGTTTCGCCTCGGCGCTGGACGCCGACAGCCTTGACCCCGCGACCGGGAAGAGCGTCGAGGGCGCGTACTACGTCTGGACGCCCGAGCAGCTGAGGGAGGTGCTGGGGGAGGCGGACGCCGAGCTGGCGATCGGGCTGTTCGAGGTCACCGGCACGTTCGAGCACGGGAGTTCGGTGCTCCAGCTGCTCACCGACCCCGAGGACGAGGAGGCGTGCCGGCGGATCCGGGCCGCGCTGCTCGCCGCCCGGGCGAGCCGGCCGGCCCCGGCCCGGGACGACAAGGTGGTGGCGGCCTGGAACGGGCTGGCCATCGCCGCGCTCGCCGAGACCGGTGCGCTGCTGGACCGGCCGGACCTGGTGGCAGCCGCCGTGGCCGCCGCTGACCTGCTGCTCTCGGTGCACCTCACCGCCGACGGCCGGCTGCTGCGCACCTCACGGGACGGCCGCGCCGGCGCCAACGCGGGTGTCCTGGAGGACTACGCGGACACCGCCGAGGGGTTCCTGGCGCTGTACGCGGTGACCGGCGACGCCGAGTGGCTGGGGCTGGCGGGCGGGCTGCTCGACACCGTGCTGCTGCGGTTCACCGACGCCGAGACGGGTGCGCTCTTCGACACCGCCGACGACGCGGAGGAGCTGATCCGCCGACCGCAGGACCCGACCGACAACGCCACCCCGTCGGGTTGGACGGCCGCCGCGAACGCCCTGCTCTCGTACGCCGCGTACACCGGCTCCGAGCTGCACCGCACTGCGGCGGAGCGGGCGCTCGGCATCGTCGGTGCGCTGGCGGCGCAGGCGCCGCGGTTCGTCGGCTGGGGGCTGGCCGCGGCCGAGGCGCTGCTGGACGGCCCGCGCGAGGTGGCCGTGGTCGGCCCGGCTGGTGACCCGGCCACCGCCGAGCTGCACCGCATCGCGCTGCTCGGTACCGCGCCCGGCGCCGTGGTGGCCGTCGGCACCCCGGGGGAGGAGGAGGTCCCACTGCTGGCGGACCGCCCGCTCCAGGACGGCCGGGCGACGGCGTACGTCTGTCGCCATTTCACCTGTGACGCCCCTACCACCGACGCCTCGGTGCTGGCCCGCCGCCTGGGCTCGTTGCACTGGGGGCAAGAGTAGGCGGAGGGCAACGATAGGTGGGGGGCAACGATAGGTGGGGGCAAGGGTAGGCGGGCGGCACAGGTAGGCGGAGGGCAAGAGTAGGCGGGAGGCAAATGTAGGCGGGTGGCAAGGGTAGGCGGAGGGCAAGAAGAGGCGGGTGGCAAAGGTAGGCGGAGGGCAAGAAGGGGCGGGGAGTAAGAAGAAGAGGTGGCGGGGCGACGGTCGCTGTAGTTCGCGGGACGCGGCGGCGCAGCCCCGAGCACAATAGGGCATGACCTGGACCCTCTCCGCCTCCGTGGCGGATTTCGAAGCCGAGGCCGGTGCATTCCTGCGGGCGCACGCCGCCGCCAACACCGTCCTGTTGACCCTGCTGCACACGCTCCGCCAGGACGGGCCGCACGCGTACGGTGCGGCGCAGCCCCGGTTCGGGTGGTGGCGGTCGGAGCCCGGGGCACCGGTGGGTGGGGCGTTCGTGCAGACGCCGCCGTACCCCGTGCGGCTCGGGGTCATGCCGTCGGAGGCCGCCGTGGCGCTGGCGCGGCGGCTGCGGGCGGACGGGGTGGAGCTCCGTGGGGTCGGCGGCGGAGCCGCACCGACGCGGGCCTTCGCCGAAGCGTGGCAGGCGGAGCCCGCGCTGCGCGTGCGGGAACGGCTCTACCGGCTGGCGGAGTTGACCCCGCCCCTGCCGGTGCCCGCCGGTGCGGCCCGGCCGGCCACGGTGGCGGACCGGGAGCTGTTGGTGGCCTGGTCGGAGGAGTTCCACGAGGAGATCGCGTTGGCCGCCCCCGCCGATCACGCCGCCCGGGTGGACAGTCAGCTCGGGCACGGTTCCGTGACGCTCTGGGAGGACGGCGGCGAGCCGGTCTCGTACGCGGTGCACAGCCCGGTACTCGGCGGGATGTCCCGGATCGGCCCGGTCTACACCCCGAAGCACCTGCGCGGCCGTGGTTACGCGAGTGCGGCCACGGCGGCGGCGAGCGCGGCGGCGCAGCAGGAGGGCGCCGAAGAGGTGGTGCTCTACACGGACTTGGCGAACCCGACCAGCAACTCGATCTACCAGAAGATCGGCTACCGGCCGGTGGAGGACAGCCTGGTGTACGACTTCAGCTGAGCACAGGGCGGCAAACGCACTCAGGTGGCGGCGAGTTGGCGGCGGGCGGCGCGGAGGAAGGCGTCGATCAGCTGCTGCGACTCGTCCCGCCGGGGGAGCAGTTCCTCGCGCCCCTCGGCCCGGTCGATCCGGCCGACCGAGCGGAAGGCGGTGGTGGCGGCCTCGACCAGTGTGGGTTCGTCAACCAGGAGTTGGAGGCGGAGCAGGGCCTGGTGGGTGCTGGTGCGCAGTTCGAAGGAGTGGCGGCGGAGCTGGACGGTGTCGGCCTCGTCGAGCTGCTCGTGCTCGCTGAACCAGGCGTGCAGCATCGCCTGCCGGAACTCGACCAGCAGCCCGGCGTAGCCGCCGTAGGCGTCGAGCCGCTCCTGGCGGAGCCGTTCGACGGCCTGGCGGGCCTCGGTGTGCCGGGTGGCGCGCTGCTGGAAGAGGTGGGTCACGGAGGAGCCGAGCAGCGTGCCGAGCACGGCGATCAGGCTGGTGAACAGGGTGGTCATCGTGGCGGATCCGAGTTCCGGTGGGTGTCGGGCGGGAAGGGGCGGAGGAAGCAGAGGAGCGGAAGGGGCGGGGGAACCAGAGGAACCAAAGGAGCGGAAGGGGTTACTCCCAGTCCCAGCGGACGCCGAGCAGGCAGGGGCCGAGGGCGCTGGCGACCAGGTGGACGCAGTGGTGGCCGTCCAGGGTGAGTTCCTCGGTCTCGTGCGGGGCGGCGCCCGGGGCGCGGGCGGTGAAGCGGTGGCAGCGGACCGGGAGGGCCTCCGGGTGGAAGGTCACCTGTAGGACGTACTGGCCGGCGCCGGAGTTGAAGCCGCGGACGTACTCGCAGCTGGGCTCTGGGGACGGGGGGTCGTCGAAGCCGTAGCCGAGCAGGTGGGTCTCGCCGGTGCGCAGGCGGCGGTCGAGGAGGAGTTCGGCGATCAGGAGGGAGGCGGCCGGGTCGCGGCGGATCCGGCCGGGGCGGCAGTTCTCCTCGGCGCGGAGGCGGGCCAGGGCGATGTCGGAGCCGGGGTCGCCCTGGTAGATGGCGTGGTAGCGGTCGATGCCGTCGCGGTGGGCGCGCAGGGCGTGTTGGGAGTCGCGGCTGAGGAGTTGGCGGTCGGCGCCGACCCGGATCCGTTCGATGTGGGTGATGGTGTGCAGGCCTGTGTCGCGCGGGCCGGCCAGGTCGGCGAGCAGGCCGTCCACGGCGGTGGCGGGGGCGATCAGGTCGCGGTAGGGGCGGACCGGGGGGGAGTCGGCGGCGGCCGGGGCCTGGCGGGGGCCGAGCAGCCGGGTGAGGGAGTGCTCGGGGAGTTCCAGTACCTCCTCCAACGCCCGCACCGCGCGCAGGGATTCGGGCCGCTCGGGGCGGCGGCGCCCCTGCTGCCAGTAGCTGAGGCTGGTCAGGCCGACCTGCACCCCGCGCTGGGCCAGGTGCTGCCGAACCCGGTGCAGGGCCAGCCCGCGGGCGGCGATCGCGGCCCGCAGGGCGAGGTGGAACGGGCCGGTGCGGAGCGCGGCGGCGAGCTCGGGTTGGACGGTCTGTGGCATCGGTGCGTCCTCCCCGGGAGCCGGCCGGTTCACGCGCGGGCCCGTCCGGCCAGAGGGTCCGTCCGGCCGGCGAGCCTGGCCCGCCGGCCGGCCCAGGCCGCCGGCAGGTCCGGTCCGCCGGCGGCCTGGTCCACCAGCAGGTCCGGTCCACGCGTTTGACCGTGAATATTCACACAGGAACGGTGGCTTGTCATCAGGCCACCGGGCGAAAGGGCCTGCGGACGGCCCGTTGACAGCCCGGTTGTTCACACCTCGTCAGGCCCGTTCACACCCCGGCGGGGGCCGTTCCGAGCTCCGTTGACCGCCTGCGGTCACGGGTCGATGCTCTGTCGCAACGCGTCCCCCGGAGTCGTAGCGAAACTCCCGGACGCCACCCCCACATCCCCTCTCCTGCGGTCTCGCAAGGAGGAGAAGCCCATGTCCAAGTACCGGACTCCCGTGCGCAGAGCGGTCGCCGCCCTCGCCCTCGGTGTCCTCGCCCCCGTCCTCACCGTCGCGACCACCACCCCCGCCCAGGCAGAGACGGTCCGGCAGCAGGTCACGGCGCAGCAGCCCCGCGCCGCCACGGCCTCCGCCGCGTACACCTGGCGCACGCTCAACCTCACCATGCAGCAGCAGGTCAACTCCAACTGGTGCTGGGCGGCGAGCGGCAACACCATCGCCACCTACTACGGCTACACCTACAGCCAGAACCAGTTCTGCAACGCCGCCTTCGGACGCTCGATCAACTCCACCTGCCCGAACAGCCAGGCGGCGCTGGACGACGTGCAGAACGCGCTCAGCTGGATCGGGATCAACCCGGGCAGCTACGTCAACGGCTACCTGCGGTACAGCACGGTGCAGACCGAGATCGACGCCAGCCGTCCGGTCGAGACGCGCATCCAGTGGAGCTCCGGCGGCGGGCACATGGAGGTGATCTACGGCTACGACGTCAGCAACAACTGGGTGTACTGGGGCGACCCGTGGCCCTCGGACAACCGCTACAACTGGGCCGACTACTGGTACTACGTCAGCAACAACTCGTTCTCCTGGACCCACTCCCTCTACCGGATCGGCGCGTGAGGAGACGACCATGACCGACTTCCGTAACTTCACCCGCCGCGCCGCCGCCACCACCCTGCTCGCGGCCGGCCTCGCGCTGGCCGCCGCCCCGCTGGCCCAGGCGGCCGGCAGCGAGCCGCTCGCCCCCAGCGGGGCCGATCTGGCCGCAGCGCACGCGGCGGCCGGCGCCCCGGCCACCCTCGGGCAGCTCGGGCACTTCTTCGCCCGCAAGGGCGTGCCGCCGACCCAGCCGCTGGCGATCACCCCGGCCCAGGAGGCGGCGGCCGCAGGCCAGGCCGCACCCCGGCTGACCGGCGCCACGGTGCCGGTCTACACGCTGGCCGCCGAGTTCGTCGCGGGCCGTTCCGGCGCGCCGGTGGCCCAGGCCGACTTCACCGCCACCGAGGCCGTCGCGGCCGACGGGCAGACGGCCTCGGTCTGGACCGTCCGGGACGGCGCCGGCTGGCGGGTGGTGAACATCGCATCCGGCGCGGACGAGACCGCGTACGCGGCCAAGGCGGCGAGCGGCGGTGGTGGCACCGCCTTCCGCGAGCCGCAGGTGAACGCCTGGTACGTGCTGCGCGGGGGCCGGGTGCTGCCGCTGGACGACGAGGCGCGCCGCTCGGTGGGCGCGGGCGGGGTGACCCTGGCCGCGTACCAGAAGCTGGTGCACCAGCGGTACGGGGACAAGCTGCCCGGCTCGGCCTACGACAAGGCCGGCAAGGGCGGCGGCTTCCAGGTGGACGCGGCGCCGAGCCACGGCTCCGAGCAGCTGCCGCTGCTGACCGGGGCGGCGGCGCTGGGCGCGGTCGCGCTCACCGGCGCCGGCCTGCTGGCCCGCCGCCGGGCGAACCGGTAACCCGGGCGAACCGGTAACCCGGCCGACCCCCGTGGCGCGGGGAGGCACGCGGTCCCACACCTGACAGAGTCGGGACGGACCGGGTGGCTCCCCGCGCCTTCGCCGTACCGGCGTCGGGCCGTGGATCCCTTTCCCGCCAAGGGCGCTCCGTATGCACACCGAGCGGCTTCCCAGAATTGACGGAGCGTTGATCCGCCGTTCGCTTACCTCTGCGGCACGTCGTGTCACGCTCGGTGCGATGATGCAGCCACTCGGTGTACGGCCGACAGGGGGGTAGTGATGGCGGGGAAGGCGGTCCACGACGCGCAGTTCTGGGCGTCGGTGGCGGGGTTGACGGCGGCGCTGGCCGTGGTGGCGGCGTACCTGGCCGGTGGCCCGAGGATGGTCTGGGTCGTGGCGGCGGTCGAGGTGCTGCTGGTGATGGCGCACGTGGCCCACCGGTTCAAGGGCCGGGCCCGGCCCGGCACGGTCGGCCGCGACCGGGAGGCGGCGCACTGCGAACGCTGCCGCCGGACGAAGGAGCAGCTGCGCAGCGTCCCCGGCCACTGAGCGGCCACCGACTGCCGGTGCGGGGCGTCAGTTGGTGACGCTGTAGGCGACCAGCGAGACGCCCACGTACTGGCAGATGAACGCGCCGAGGGTGAAGGCGTGGAACACCTCGTGGAAGCCGAACCAGCGCGGTGAGGGGTTCGGCCGCTTGAGGCCGTAGACCACGCCGCCGGCGCTGTAGAGCAGGCCGCCCACGATCATCAGGGTGAGCACGGCGGCGCCGCCGGTCCGCAGGAAGTCGGGCAGGAAGAAGACGGCGGCCCAGCCGAGCGCGAGGTAGCACGGGGTGTAGAGCCAGCGCGGGGCGCCGACCCAGAAGACCCGGAAGGCGATCCCCGCCAGCGCTCCGCCCCAGACCAGCCAGAGCAGCACGTCCCGGCTGCCGCCTTCCAGCAGCAGGATGGTGAACGGCGTGTACGACCCCGCGATGATCAGGAAGATGTTCGCGTGGTCGAGCCG from Kitasatospora sp. MMS16-BH015 encodes:
- a CDS encoding RNA-binding domain-containing protein, encoding MSVFKASNPEQVDKAFRRINSGGRRLSGQELRQVGSTAKIAQLVRIIVSEIRGDSSSSDIVPLRAMPNLSINNRHLEYGVDVDNIFWVQQAILRRIDVRGSIDEQLILDILVDCLIDPLVSSGTSTRDAVYGSVDSDDSVPHILDRRLSERIDIYGESNVRDDFSLVYEELRAALDAAGEKFVKHVVGRSSGGRYPRYFHAVFLAFWELIIREGMRVSGRTEAALKLRDIGTSRGPLNIPGGGGDWTAENKRTNIDVVKGAIRDAFESDPGSRRDAARFGLASHLERILQNSVTEQSLFELKQGLPVLGGKREFDEGSWEKILRSITAIANVGPDSTGYLVIGVADSEKDVQRIQEMDGVKSVKSRSSRFDVVGIEREAAVRGESLKSYFDWVSDKLAGSDLTLGLQKRVAAGISLVDYHGRSVILVEITPSTEPSFYKDVMYERSGPGVKIVEQADYMRLFQRFARPRA
- a CDS encoding DUF262 domain-containing protein, which gives rise to MSIPLSDLSVRSESIQKLYTDYLADRFSVNRRYQRKLVWTVEEKCDLVDSILSDLPIPLILVAEIAGESGTSYELIDGMQRLNAIFSFIENEFDIDGQYFDLQALADTTVPQDCQLPPADVRL
- a CDS encoding thioredoxin domain-containing protein, encoding MPNRLADATSPYLQQHADNPVDWWEWGPEAFAEAERRGVPVLLSVGYAACHWCHVMAHESFEDAELAGYLNERFVAVKVDREERPDVDAVYMEAVQAATGQGGWPMTVFLTPGKDPFYFGTYFPPEPRHGMPSFRQVLVGVDKAWRERREEVAEVAGRLRVELAERASVYGKGAGVAPPGEEDLRQAVVGLAKSFDRVAGGFGGAPKFPPGMVVEFLLRHHARTGDATALDMAERTCEAMSRGGLHDQLGGGFARYSVDAGWVVPHFEKMLYDNALLLRCYLHLWRATGNERARRTALDTADFLLRELRTAEGGFASALDADSLDPATGKSVEGAYYVWTPEQLREVLGEADAELAIGLFEVTGTFEHGSSVLQLLTDPEDEEACRRIRAALLAARASRPAPARDDKVVAAWNGLAIAALAETGALLDRPDLVAAAVAAADLLLSVHLTADGRLLRTSRDGRAGANAGVLEDYADTAEGFLALYAVTGDAEWLGLAGGLLDTVLLRFTDAETGALFDTADDAEELIRRPQDPTDNATPSGWTAAANALLSYAAYTGSELHRTAAERALGIVGALAAQAPRFVGWGLAAAEALLDGPREVAVVGPAGDPATAELHRIALLGTAPGAVVAVGTPGEEEVPLLADRPLQDGRATAYVCRHFTCDAPTTDASVLARRLGSLHWGQE
- a CDS encoding GNAT family N-acetyltransferase, yielding MTWTLSASVADFEAEAGAFLRAHAAANTVLLTLLHTLRQDGPHAYGAAQPRFGWWRSEPGAPVGGAFVQTPPYPVRLGVMPSEAAVALARRLRADGVELRGVGGGAAPTRAFAEAWQAEPALRVRERLYRLAELTPPLPVPAGAARPATVADRELLVAWSEEFHEEIALAAPADHAARVDSQLGHGSVTLWEDGGEPVSYAVHSPVLGGMSRIGPVYTPKHLRGRGYASAATAAASAAAQQEGAEEVVLYTDLANPTSNSIYQKIGYRPVEDSLVYDFS
- a CDS encoding papain-like cysteine protease family protein; the protein is MSKYRTPVRRAVAALALGVLAPVLTVATTTPAQAETVRQQVTAQQPRAATASAAYTWRTLNLTMQQQVNSNWCWAASGNTIATYYGYTYSQNQFCNAAFGRSINSTCPNSQAALDDVQNALSWIGINPGSYVNGYLRYSTVQTEIDASRPVETRIQWSSGGGHMEVIYGYDVSNNWVYWGDPWPSDNRYNWADYWYYVSNNSFSWTHSLYRIGA
- a CDS encoding hemolysin III family protein, giving the protein MTADDVSLASEVTAALKPKWRGWLHAGMFPASVAAGIVLICLADSTQARVACTIYSVSAWLLFGVSAVYHRFNWGPRGDAVLRRLDHANIFLIIAGSYTPFTILLLEGGSRDVLLWLVWGGALAGIAFRVFWVGAPRWLYTPCYLALGWAAVFFLPDFLRTGGAAVLTLMIVGGLLYSAGGVVYGLKRPNPSPRWFGFHEVFHAFTLGAFICQYVGVSLVAYSVTN